A genomic stretch from Pseudomonas sp. MUP55 includes:
- a CDS encoding thioesterase domain-containing protein: MSRDSRYLESVLHHDIPLTREMGLKVLDWQDGQLQLHLPLHANINHKSTMFGGSLYCGAVLAGWGWLHLSLREEGIEDGHIVIQEGQISYPLPVTQDATVHCRAPEEKVWKRFVATYKRYGRARLSLETWIVNEGSDERAVAFTGQYVLHR; the protein is encoded by the coding sequence ATGAGCCGCGACAGCCGTTATCTGGAATCCGTCCTCCACCACGACATCCCCCTCACCCGGGAAATGGGCCTCAAGGTGCTCGATTGGCAAGACGGCCAACTGCAACTGCATCTACCCTTGCACGCCAATATCAACCACAAGAGCACCATGTTTGGCGGCAGCCTCTACTGCGGCGCCGTACTGGCCGGTTGGGGCTGGTTGCACCTGAGCCTGCGCGAAGAGGGCATTGAAGACGGGCATATCGTGATCCAGGAAGGCCAGATCAGCTATCCGTTGCCCGTGACGCAGGATGCGACGGTGCATTGCAGGGCGCCAGAGGAGAAGGTGTGGAAACGCTTTGTGGCAACCTACAAACGCTATGGCCGGGCGCGATTGTCGCTGGAGACGTGGATTGTGAATGAGGGCAGTGACGAAAGGGCGGTAGCCTTCACCGGCCAATACGTCCTGCACCGCTAA
- the yrfG gene encoding GMP/IMP nucleotidase, which yields MPSLPWHAIDTVLLDMDGTLLDLHYDNHFWMEHLPQRYAELHGVSLAMAQMELQPLFERNAGQLQWYCLDFWSAELKIPVRELKLETAHLIALRPDADTFLAAIKQAGKRVILITNAHRDSLSLKLERIELAPYFEQLISSHDYGFPKENRQFWEALQADIHFDPARSLFIDDTLPILRSARDFGVGHLLAVKEPDSQKGPKDTAEFAAVGDYRALIAGL from the coding sequence ATGCCCTCTTTGCCCTGGCACGCCATCGACACCGTCCTGCTGGACATGGACGGCACCTTGCTCGACTTGCACTACGACAACCACTTCTGGATGGAGCACTTGCCCCAGCGCTACGCCGAACTGCACGGCGTGAGCCTGGCCATGGCGCAAATGGAACTGCAGCCCCTGTTCGAACGTAACGCCGGACAGTTGCAATGGTATTGCCTGGATTTCTGGAGCGCCGAACTGAAGATCCCGGTGCGCGAACTCAAGCTGGAAACCGCCCACCTGATCGCCCTGCGCCCGGACGCGGATACTTTTCTGGCCGCGATCAAACAGGCCGGCAAGCGTGTGATCCTGATCACCAACGCTCATCGCGATTCGTTGTCATTGAAACTGGAGCGCATCGAGTTGGCGCCGTACTTCGAGCAGCTGATCAGCTCCCACGATTACGGTTTCCCCAAGGAAAACCGGCAATTCTGGGAAGCGCTGCAAGCGGATATCCACTTCGACCCGGCCCGTAGCCTGTTTATCGACGACACCTTGCCGATCCTGCGCAGTGCCCGGGATTTTGGCGTGGGGCATTTGCTTGCAGTGAAAGAGCCGGACAGCCAGAAAGGCCCGAAAGACACTGCTGAATTCGCGGCGGTCGGGGATTACCGAGCGCTTATTGCCGGACTCTGA
- a CDS encoding sigma-54 dependent transcriptional regulator, protein MSIDNQIQVVLIDDDPHLRQALCQTLDLAGLKVLPLGEASGLTARLSRDWPGVVVSDIRMPGMDGLELLAELHGQDPDLPVLLITGHGDVPLAVQAMRAGAYDFLEKPFASDALLDSVRRALALRRLVLDNRSLRLALSDRQQLSTRLVGHSPQMLRLREQIGALAATKADVLILGETGAGKEVVARALHDLSSRRSGPFVAINAGALAESVVESELFGHEPGAFTGAQKRRIGKFEFANGGTLFLDEIESMSLDVQVKLLRLLQERVVERLGGNQLIALDIRIIAATKEDLRQSADQGRFRADLYYRLNVAPLRIPPLRERGEDALMLFQHFADEASSRHGLPLHELQPGQRALLLRHSWPGNVRELQNAAERFALGLELALDSTPDNPSAGTLTSTPGGLSEQVEQFEKSLIAAELTRPHSSLRSLAEALGVPRKTLHDKLRKHGLNFADSASQSADDE, encoded by the coding sequence ATGAGTATCGATAACCAGATCCAGGTGGTGCTGATCGACGACGATCCCCACCTGCGTCAGGCACTGTGCCAGACCCTGGACCTGGCCGGGCTGAAAGTGCTGCCCCTGGGCGAAGCCAGCGGCCTCACCGCGCGCTTGTCACGGGACTGGCCGGGTGTGGTGGTCAGCGATATCCGCATGCCCGGCATGGACGGCCTGGAGCTGCTTGCCGAACTGCACGGTCAGGACCCGGACCTGCCCGTGCTGCTGATCACCGGCCATGGCGACGTGCCGCTGGCGGTACAGGCCATGCGTGCCGGCGCCTATGACTTCCTCGAAAAACCCTTCGCCAGCGACGCCTTGCTCGACAGCGTGCGCCGCGCCCTGGCCTTGCGCCGGCTGGTGCTGGACAACCGCAGCCTGCGCCTGGCCCTCAGCGATCGGCAACAACTGAGCACACGCCTGGTGGGGCATTCGCCACAAATGCTGCGCCTGCGAGAGCAGATCGGAGCACTGGCGGCAACCAAGGCTGATGTGCTGATCCTTGGCGAAACCGGAGCCGGCAAGGAAGTGGTCGCCCGCGCTTTGCACGACCTGTCGAGCCGCCGCAGCGGCCCGTTCGTGGCGATCAACGCCGGGGCGCTGGCCGAATCGGTGGTGGAAAGCGAACTGTTCGGCCATGAGCCGGGCGCGTTTACCGGCGCGCAGAAGCGCCGTATCGGCAAGTTCGAGTTCGCCAATGGCGGCACGCTGTTCCTCGATGAAATCGAAAGCATGAGCCTGGATGTACAGGTCAAATTGTTGCGCCTGCTGCAGGAGCGCGTCGTGGAACGCCTGGGCGGCAATCAGCTGATTGCACTGGATATCCGCATCATCGCCGCCACCAAGGAAGACCTGCGCCAGTCTGCCGACCAGGGGCGCTTTCGCGCCGACTTGTATTACCGTCTCAATGTCGCGCCGCTGCGCATACCCCCCCTGCGCGAGCGCGGTGAAGATGCGTTGATGCTGTTCCAGCACTTCGCCGACGAAGCCAGCAGCCGCCACGGGCTGCCCCTGCATGAGCTGCAACCGGGCCAGCGCGCGCTGCTGCTGCGCCACAGCTGGCCGGGCAACGTGCGCGAACTGCAGAACGCCGCCGAACGCTTTGCCCTGGGCCTGGAGCTGGCACTGGACAGTACGCCGGACAATCCATCCGCCGGCACACTGACCTCCACGCCTGGCGGCTTGAGCGAGCAAGTCGAGCAATTTGAAAAAAGCCTGATCGCCGCCGAACTGACCCGCCCCCACAGCTCCCTGCGCAGCCTCGCCGAAGCCCTGGGCGTGCCACGCAAAACCCTGCACGACAAACTACGCAAGCACGGTCTGAACTTCGCCGACAGCGCCAGCCAAAGCGCAGACGACGAATGA
- a CDS encoding glycine zipper domain-containing protein — protein sequence MKFSSILLLSLGLVSGAAMAGGTTEAGVGGALGGVLGSVVGQQLGGNTGSTIGAALGGAGGSAVGADKRSRGEAAIGGALGAAGGNVVGRSVGGSTGALIGSAAGGGAGGALGNYMGNKSDDDDRRYRGRDRDDRRYYRDGHPGRGHAYGHRKNKHRYRD from the coding sequence ATGAAGTTCTCCTCGATTCTCTTGTTGTCCCTAGGCCTGGTCAGTGGCGCAGCCATGGCCGGTGGCACCACCGAAGCCGGTGTGGGCGGCGCATTGGGCGGGGTTCTAGGCTCGGTTGTCGGCCAGCAGTTGGGCGGCAACACCGGTTCGACCATCGGCGCAGCGCTGGGTGGCGCGGGCGGCAGTGCGGTCGGCGCCGACAAGCGCAGCCGTGGCGAAGCCGCCATTGGCGGCGCACTGGGCGCAGCCGGCGGCAACGTCGTAGGCCGCAGTGTCGGCGGCAGCACTGGCGCACTGATCGGCTCAGCGGCCGGCGGTGGTGCAGGTGGCGCACTGGGCAACTACATGGGCAACAAGAGCGATGACGATGACCGTCGTTATCGTGGGCGTGACCGTGATGACCGTCGCTACTACCGCGATGGTCACCCAGGCCGCGGTCATGCCTATGGGCATCGCAAGAACAAGCATCGTTACCGTGACTGA
- the cysQ gene encoding 3'(2'),5'-bisphosphate nucleotidase CysQ, with translation MSELFLGHPFIAPVIELARQAGEAILPYWRADVAVTSKADDSPVTAADLAAHHLILAGLTTLDPSIPVLSEEDADIDQSVRAGWQRWWLVDPLDGTKEFIAGSEEFTVNIALIEQGRVVFGVVSMPTSGRCYFGGAGLGAWRSDVNAAPRQIQVRQTPAAGEAFTVVASRRHTSPEQERLLEGLSQGLGELKLANIGSSLKFCLLAEGSADCYPRLAPTSQWDTAAAQGVLEGAGGEVLELNGKPFSYPARESLLNPFFLALPAKAAWRERLLSLARS, from the coding sequence ATGAGCGAACTGTTTCTGGGCCACCCTTTTATCGCGCCTGTCATCGAATTGGCTCGCCAGGCAGGCGAAGCCATCCTGCCGTACTGGCGTGCCGATGTAGCGGTGACCTCCAAAGCGGATGATTCACCGGTGACGGCCGCCGATCTGGCCGCGCATCATCTGATTCTCGCTGGCCTCACGACACTGGACCCAAGCATTCCGGTGCTGTCTGAAGAAGACGCCGATATCGACCAGAGCGTGCGCGCCGGTTGGCAGCGTTGGTGGCTGGTGGACCCGTTGGATGGCACCAAGGAATTCATTGCGGGCAGTGAAGAATTCACCGTCAATATTGCCTTGATCGAACAGGGCCGAGTGGTGTTTGGTGTGGTTTCGATGCCCACCAGCGGACGTTGCTATTTCGGCGGTGCGGGCCTGGGGGCCTGGCGTTCGGATGTGAATGCCGCGCCCAGGCAGATCCAGGTACGCCAGACTCCAGCCGCGGGCGAAGCGTTTACCGTGGTTGCCAGCCGCCGTCATACCAGCCCGGAACAGGAACGTTTGCTGGAAGGGCTGAGCCAGGGTTTGGGCGAGCTGAAACTGGCGAATATCGGCAGTTCCTTGAAGTTCTGCCTGTTGGCCGAAGGCAGTGCCGATTGCTATCCGCGCCTGGCGCCGACTTCACAGTGGGACACCGCAGCCGCGCAAGGCGTGCTGGAAGGGGCTGGGGGCGAAGTGCTGGAGCTCAACGGCAAGCCGTTCAGCTACCCGGCGCGGGAATCGTTGCTGAACCCGTTCTTCCTGGCGTTGCCGGCCAAGGCGGCATGGCGTGAGCGCTTGTTGAGCCTGGCCAGGTCTTAA
- a CDS encoding RecQ family ATP-dependent DNA helicase has product MHDTLQQVFGYPQFRLGQEETVSAVLAGRSAAAIFPTGSGKSLCYQLSAVLLPHLTLVVSPLLALMQDQLGFLQRHGICAGSIDSAQSREDANDVMARARSGELKILMISVERLKNERFRNFLQSVQISLLVVDEAHCISEWGHNFRPDYLKLPDYQRQFNIPQALLLTATATPKVIADMQAKFAIAPQDVITTGFYRPNLNLLVEPVSGADKRRRLVQWMNERANQPSIVYVTLQKTAEQIAEHLNRNGIQAEAYHAGLPHDKREGIQQRFMGGRSNCIVATIAFGMGIDKSDIRNVVHFDLPKSIENYSQEIGRAGRDGQPSDCLVLANRDSLNVLENFVYGDTPEQEGIRRVLEELQAARGEGQWEFLLRSLSDHSNIRELPLKTLLVQLELKGVIAPRYAFYAEYRFKYLIEPDGLLARFSGERQQFVAAIIQVCKRAKTWATVDFDALYLQHNAERNRVVKALDYFQEQGLIELESKQMTEVYSLLNTDFDPQVLSAELYTGFKQHEMTEVARIHAMLDLFATEQCLGQRLALYFGDENAPVRCGHCSVCHGHVAHLPAPPSLPPLVDKNFMGLCGDFIHRHHEHTGHLPGAERLTRFLGGISVPLFTKLKARGIPGFAALEDYPYAEVREWAETHLNSL; this is encoded by the coding sequence ATGCACGACACCCTCCAGCAGGTCTTTGGTTATCCACAGTTTCGTTTGGGCCAGGAAGAGACGGTCAGCGCCGTGTTGGCCGGACGTTCGGCGGCCGCTATTTTCCCCACCGGGTCGGGCAAGTCTCTGTGCTATCAACTGTCCGCCGTACTGCTGCCACACCTGACGCTGGTGGTGTCGCCGCTGTTGGCGCTGATGCAGGACCAGTTGGGTTTTCTGCAGCGCCACGGCATCTGCGCGGGCAGCATCGATTCGGCGCAGAGCCGCGAGGACGCCAACGACGTGATGGCGCGCGCGCGTTCAGGCGAGCTGAAAATCCTGATGATTTCCGTGGAACGTTTGAAAAACGAGCGGTTTCGCAACTTCCTGCAAAGTGTGCAGATCTCGCTGCTGGTGGTGGATGAGGCGCACTGCATTTCCGAATGGGGCCACAACTTCCGTCCGGATTATTTGAAGCTGCCCGATTACCAGCGCCAGTTCAATATCCCACAAGCGCTGCTGCTGACGGCGACGGCCACCCCCAAAGTGATCGCCGATATGCAGGCCAAGTTCGCCATTGCGCCGCAGGATGTGATTACCACGGGTTTCTACCGTCCCAACCTCAACTTGCTGGTGGAGCCGGTAAGCGGCGCGGATAAACGCCGTCGTCTGGTGCAGTGGATGAACGAGCGCGCCAACCAGCCGAGTATCGTCTACGTCACCCTGCAAAAAACCGCCGAACAGATCGCCGAGCACCTGAACCGTAACGGCATCCAGGCCGAGGCGTATCACGCCGGCTTGCCCCACGACAAACGCGAGGGCATTCAGCAACGTTTCATGGGCGGGCGCTCCAATTGCATTGTCGCCACCATCGCGTTCGGCATGGGCATCGACAAAAGTGATATCCGTAACGTGGTGCACTTCGACCTGCCCAAATCCATCGAAAACTACAGCCAGGAAATCGGCCGCGCCGGTCGTGACGGGCAGCCTTCCGACTGCCTGGTACTGGCTAATCGTGACAGTCTCAACGTGCTGGAGAACTTCGTATACGGCGATACGCCAGAGCAGGAGGGCATTCGCCGCGTGCTGGAAGAGTTGCAGGCGGCACGAGGCGAGGGGCAGTGGGAGTTCCTCCTGAGGTCGCTGTCGGACCACAGCAACATCCGTGAGTTGCCGCTCAAGACGCTGCTGGTGCAACTGGAGCTCAAGGGCGTGATTGCGCCGCGCTACGCGTTTTATGCCGAGTACCGCTTCAAGTACCTGATCGAACCCGATGGCTTGCTGGCACGATTTTCAGGCGAGCGGCAACAGTTTGTCGCGGCGATCATTCAGGTATGCAAGCGCGCAAAAACCTGGGCAACCGTGGATTTTGATGCGCTCTACCTGCAGCACAACGCCGAGCGCAATCGTGTGGTAAAGGCGTTGGATTACTTCCAGGAGCAGGGCCTGATCGAATTGGAAAGCAAGCAGATGACCGAGGTCTACAGCTTGCTGAACACCGATTTCGACCCTCAGGTGTTGAGCGCCGAGTTATACACAGGCTTCAAGCAGCACGAGATGACGGAAGTGGCGCGGATTCACGCCATGCTTGACCTGTTCGCCACCGAGCAATGCCTGGGGCAGCGCCTGGCACTCTATTTCGGCGATGAAAATGCGCCCGTGCGTTGCGGGCATTGCTCGGTGTGTCACGGGCACGTTGCGCATCTACCCGCGCCGCCGAGTTTGCCGCCGCTTGTGGATAAAAACTTCATGGGACTGTGCGGTGATTTTATCCACAGGCATCATGAGCACACCGGCCATTTGCCGGGGGCTGAACGGCTGACGCGCTTTCTGGGTGGTATCAGCGTGCCGTTGTTCACCAAGCTCAAAGCGCGGGGCATTCCCGGTTTCGCTGCGCTGGAGGATTACCCCTACGCCGAGGTTCGTGAGTGGGCCGAAACCCATTTGAACAGTTTGTAA
- a CDS encoding FdhF/YdeP family oxidoreductase encodes MSLHHQADQTPTPRYKPYKGPAGGWGALISVAQAWLTSDNALKNLRMMLKTNQNGGFDCPGCAWGDSPESGMVKFCENGAKAVNWEATKRRVDAAFFAKHSVTALLEQSDYWLEYQGRLTEPMRYNAETDRYQPVSWEAAFDLVGKHLNALPSPDMAEFYTSGRASNEAAYLYQLFVRAYGTNNFPDCSNMCHEASGVALAQSVGVGKGTVTFDDFEHADAIFVWGQNPGTNHPRMLEPLREAVKRGAQVVCINPLKERGLERFQHPQHPLEMLTNGDKPTNTAYFRPALGGDMAILRGMAKFLLLWERQALAEGKEAVFDHAFLNEHTVNVLDYLGQIDDTSWDEIVEQSGLTLVEIEQAARMYAKGKNVIMCWAMGITQHRHSVPTIQEIANLMLLRGNIGRPGAGLCPVRGHSNVQGDRTMGINERPPVAFLDSLERRFQFQVPRTNGHNVVEAIHAMLEGRSKVFIGLGGNFAQATPDSTRTFEALRNCDLTVQISTKLNRSHLMHGKDALILPCLGRTDIDIQAEGPQAVTVEDSFSMVHGSNGQLQPLSSLMKSEPAILAGIAAATLGSKPVDWNWLIADYGRIRDLIADTIPGFKDFNEKIKHPGGFYLGNSAGARRWNTPSGRANFRANVLPKDLIHERTHATGRVPDLIMQSMRSHDQYNTTIYGLDDRYRGVKGQRDVLFVNEADIIRLGFKPGQKADIVSLWEDGRERRVKGFTLLAFDIPAGQAAAYYPEVNPLVPLESTGDGSHTPTSKFVAIRLEAASDNGLIMARSA; translated from the coding sequence ATGAGCCTTCACCACCAAGCCGACCAAACCCCAACCCCACGTTACAAGCCGTATAAAGGCCCGGCAGGCGGCTGGGGTGCATTGATCAGCGTGGCGCAAGCCTGGCTGACCAGCGACAACGCGCTGAAAAACCTGCGCATGATGCTCAAGACCAACCAGAACGGCGGCTTTGACTGCCCGGGCTGCGCCTGGGGCGACTCGCCGGAAAGCGGCATGGTCAAGTTCTGCGAAAACGGCGCCAAGGCCGTCAACTGGGAAGCCACCAAGCGCCGCGTCGACGCCGCATTTTTCGCCAAGCACAGCGTCACCGCGCTGCTGGAACAGAGCGATTACTGGCTGGAGTATCAGGGCCGCCTCACCGAGCCTATGCGCTACAACGCCGAGACCGACCGCTACCAGCCTGTCAGTTGGGAAGCCGCGTTCGACCTGGTCGGCAAGCATCTCAATGCCCTGCCCAGCCCGGACATGGCCGAGTTCTACACCTCCGGCCGCGCCAGCAACGAAGCCGCCTACCTGTATCAGCTGTTTGTGCGCGCCTACGGCACCAACAACTTCCCCGACTGCTCGAACATGTGCCACGAAGCCAGCGGCGTGGCCCTGGCGCAGAGTGTGGGCGTGGGCAAAGGCACCGTGACCTTTGATGACTTCGAACATGCCGACGCGATTTTCGTCTGGGGCCAGAACCCCGGCACCAACCACCCGCGCATGCTCGAGCCACTGCGCGAAGCGGTGAAGCGCGGCGCTCAGGTGGTGTGTATCAACCCCCTGAAAGAGCGCGGCCTGGAACGCTTCCAGCACCCGCAACATCCGCTGGAAATGCTCACCAACGGCGACAAGCCAACCAACACTGCGTACTTTCGCCCGGCACTGGGCGGCGACATGGCCATCCTGCGCGGCATGGCCAAGTTCCTGCTGCTCTGGGAACGTCAAGCCCTGGCCGAGGGTAAGGAAGCCGTGTTCGATCACGCTTTCCTCAACGAGCACACCGTTAACGTACTGGACTATCTGGGCCAGATCGACGACACCTCGTGGGACGAAATCGTCGAGCAGTCCGGCCTGACGCTGGTGGAGATCGAGCAAGCCGCGCGCATGTATGCCAAAGGCAAGAACGTGATCATGTGCTGGGCGATGGGCATCACCCAACACCGTCACTCGGTGCCGACCATCCAGGAAATCGCCAACCTGATGCTGCTGCGCGGCAATATCGGCCGCCCAGGTGCCGGCCTGTGCCCGGTGCGCGGCCACAGCAACGTGCAGGGCGACCGCACCATGGGCATCAACGAACGCCCACCGGTGGCGTTCCTCGACTCATTGGAGCGCCGCTTCCAATTCCAGGTGCCGCGTACTAACGGGCACAACGTGGTCGAAGCCATCCACGCCATGCTCGAAGGCCGCTCCAAGGTATTTATCGGCCTGGGCGGCAACTTCGCCCAAGCCACGCCGGACAGTACCCGCACCTTCGAAGCGTTGCGTAACTGCGACCTGACCGTGCAGATCAGCACCAAGCTCAACCGCAGCCACCTGATGCACGGTAAAGATGCACTGATCCTGCCGTGCCTGGGGCGCACCGACATCGATATCCAGGCCGAAGGCCCGCAAGCGGTAACGGTGGAAGACTCCTTCAGCATGGTCCACGGCTCCAACGGCCAACTGCAACCGCTGTCGTCGCTGATGAAATCCGAGCCTGCGATCCTTGCGGGCATTGCCGCGGCGACCCTGGGCAGCAAACCCGTGGACTGGAACTGGTTGATCGCCGACTACGGACGCATCCGCGACCTGATTGCCGACACCATTCCTGGCTTCAAGGACTTCAACGAGAAGATCAAACACCCCGGCGGCTTCTATCTAGGCAACTCCGCCGGTGCGCGCCGCTGGAACACCCCATCGGGCCGCGCCAACTTCCGTGCGAACGTGCTGCCCAAAGACCTGATCCATGAACGCACACACGCCACAGGCCGTGTGCCGGACCTGATCATGCAGTCGATGCGTTCCCACGATCAGTACAACACCACGATCTACGGCCTGGACGACCGCTATCGCGGAGTCAAAGGGCAACGGGACGTGCTGTTCGTCAATGAAGCCGACATCATCCGCCTGGGCTTCAAGCCGGGGCAGAAGGCGGACATTGTGTCGCTGTGGGAAGACGGGCGTGAGCGGCGCGTCAAAGGCTTCACTCTGCTGGCGTTCGATATTCCGGCTGGGCAGGCGGCGGCCTACTATCCGGAAGTGAACCCCCTGGTGCCCCTGGAAAGCACTGGCGACGGTAGCCATACGCCGACGTCGAAGTTCGTCGCGATTCGTTTGGAAGCGGCGAGTGACAATGGGTTGATCATGGCGCGCTCGGCCTGA
- the fdhD gene encoding formate dehydrogenase accessory sulfurtransferase FdhD translates to MNAKRPTCAAPALETPAPAASQSYQYSNLEHTDVGTTALAEEVALAIAYNDISQAVMLVTPTDLEDFIVGFSLGSGIITDVSDIYDLKISGSGSAQHAQVQISSRAFWHLKQQRRQLAGTSGCGLCGVEAVEQALPDLQVLPGAPLPPAEWLDGLRQRISAFQPLGQHSGAVHAAVFMNGQGELLMGREDIGRHNALDKLIGALIRQKIPTDGGVAIVTSRCSLELIQKVLRAGIQTLVSLSSPTGLALQWARRHNLNLIHLPQKSAPRVYSPAMEYQP, encoded by the coding sequence ATGAACGCCAAGCGCCCAACCTGCGCGGCGCCCGCCCTCGAAACGCCCGCGCCCGCCGCCAGCCAGAGCTATCAATACAGCAACCTCGAGCACACCGACGTCGGCACTACCGCGCTGGCAGAAGAGGTGGCGTTGGCGATTGCCTATAACGACATCAGCCAGGCGGTCATGCTGGTGACGCCAACCGACCTGGAAGATTTTATTGTCGGTTTCAGCCTGGGCAGCGGCATCATCACCGACGTCAGCGACATCTATGACCTGAAAATCAGCGGTTCGGGCTCGGCCCAACATGCCCAGGTACAGATCTCCAGCCGAGCGTTCTGGCATCTCAAGCAGCAGCGCCGCCAATTGGCGGGCACCAGCGGCTGCGGCCTGTGCGGTGTCGAAGCCGTAGAACAGGCGTTACCCGACCTTCAGGTACTGCCCGGCGCACCCTTGCCACCCGCCGAATGGCTTGATGGCCTGCGCCAGCGCATCAGTGCATTCCAGCCCCTGGGCCAACACAGCGGCGCGGTGCATGCGGCGGTATTCATGAACGGCCAGGGCGAACTGCTGATGGGCCGCGAAGACATCGGCCGGCATAACGCCCTGGATAAATTGATCGGCGCATTGATCCGCCAAAAGATTCCGACCGACGGCGGCGTGGCCATTGTCACCAGCCGCTGCAGCCTCGAACTGATCCAGAAAGTCCTGCGTGCAGGCATCCAGACCCTGGTCAGCCTGTCGTCGCCTACCGGCCTTGCCCTGCAGTGGGCGCGCCGGCATAACCTCAATCTCATCCACCTGCCGCAGAAAAGCGCGCCGCGGGTCTACAGCCCTGCGATGGAGTACCAGCCATGA
- the nudE gene encoding ADP compounds hydrolase NudE, protein MRQKPTVLAREIVASSRLFRVEEVQLRFSNGVERTYERLVGRGAGYGAVMIVAMIDEDHALLVEEYCGGTDEYELSLPKGLIEPGEDVLAAADRELKEEAGYGARQLEHITELSLSPGYMSQKIQVVLATDLYEERLEGDEPEPMRVDRVNLRELSALAQNEQFSEGRALAALYLVRDLLTQRGVFTL, encoded by the coding sequence ATGCGCCAGAAACCCACCGTCCTCGCCCGCGAAATAGTCGCCAGTAGCCGTTTGTTCCGCGTGGAGGAAGTGCAATTGCGCTTTTCCAATGGCGTTGAACGCACCTACGAGCGCCTGGTGGGCCGTGGTGCCGGTTACGGCGCGGTGATGATTGTCGCGATGATCGACGAAGACCATGCGTTGCTGGTGGAGGAGTACTGCGGTGGCACCGACGAGTATGAACTGTCCTTGCCCAAAGGGCTGATCGAGCCCGGCGAGGATGTGCTGGCCGCGGCTGACCGCGAACTCAAGGAGGAAGCCGGCTATGGCGCTCGTCAGTTGGAGCACATCACTGAGCTTTCGCTGTCTCCTGGCTATATGAGCCAGAAAATCCAGGTGGTGCTGGCCACCGATCTTTACGAAGAGCGCCTGGAAGGCGATGAGCCTGAGCCCATGCGCGTGGATCGGGTCAACCTGCGTGAGCTGTCGGCGCTGGCGCAAAACGAGCAGTTCAGTGAGGGCCGGGCGCTGGCCGCGCTGTATCTGGTGCGGGACCTGCTGACCCAGCGTGGAGTGTTCACCCTATGA
- a CDS encoding thioesterase family protein has protein sequence MPDSVPQRADYAHFQTIITRWHDNDVYGHVNNVTYYSFFDTAVNTYLIEQGGLDIHDGAVVGFVVSSACDYFASIAFPERIEIGLRVGKLGNSSVQYELAVFKAGEEEACAAGRFVHVFVDRGSNQPVPIPGQLREALQRLVI, from the coding sequence ATGCCTGACTCAGTGCCACAACGTGCCGATTATGCTCACTTCCAGACGATCATTACGCGCTGGCACGACAATGATGTGTACGGCCATGTGAATAACGTCACCTATTACAGCTTTTTCGACACGGCGGTGAATACCTACCTGATCGAACAGGGCGGGTTGGATATTCATGACGGTGCCGTGGTCGGGTTTGTGGTGAGTTCGGCCTGCGATTACTTCGCATCGATTGCCTTTCCCGAGCGTATCGAAATCGGCTTGCGGGTGGGCAAGTTGGGCAACAGTTCGGTGCAGTATGAGCTGGCAGTGTTCAAGGCCGGGGAGGAGGAGGCCTGTGCGGCGGGGCGCTTTGTGCATGTGTTTGTGGACAGAGGGTCGAACCAGCCGGTGCCGATTCCGGGGCAGCTTCGCGAAGCGTTGCAGCGGTTGGTGATTTGA
- the lysM gene encoding peptidoglycan-binding protein LysM, whose translation MSIYSFIKEAGEKIVDLLTPGNANASEQLKEHVSKVGLGNPNVQTTVDGDKVTVTGEVATQEEKEKILLALGNIAGVASVDDQITVTGPAVAAARFVVVKKGDTLSAISLAVYGNANHYNKIFEANKPLLSHPDKIYPGQTLRIPE comes from the coding sequence ATGAGTATTTACAGCTTTATCAAAGAAGCCGGCGAAAAGATCGTCGATCTGTTGACGCCGGGGAATGCGAACGCCAGTGAGCAGTTGAAGGAGCATGTCAGCAAGGTGGGCCTGGGTAATCCGAACGTGCAGACCACGGTGGATGGCGACAAGGTCACTGTGACCGGTGAAGTGGCCACTCAGGAAGAGAAAGAGAAGATCCTGCTCGCGCTGGGCAACATTGCTGGCGTGGCGAGCGTGGATGACCAGATCACCGTAACCGGCCCGGCCGTTGCCGCTGCGCGTTTCGTCGTGGTGAAAAAGGGCGATACCCTCAGCGCGATTTCCCTGGCTGTGTACGGTAATGCCAACCACTACAACAAGATTTTCGAGGCTAACAAGCCGCTGTTGTCGCACCCGGACAAGATCTACCCAGGCCAGACCCTGCGTATTCCTGAGTAA